A single genomic interval of Cucumis sativus cultivar 9930 chromosome 7, Cucumber_9930_V3, whole genome shotgun sequence harbors:
- the LOC101220863 gene encoding LOB domain-containing protein 29 gives MAASSSSSTPPCGACKFLRRKCVNGCIFAPYFRHELGASHFSAIHKVFGASNASKLLAHLPVSHRCEAAVTISYEAQARLQDPIYGCVSHIIALQQQVMNLRAQVAYLREQAAQILLNNYTTRNPTELLYEKSPFCYSDDPFLDLQSWLLAESCSATAPELEPAAVPYFEMSVVDSKLAGDFCC, from the exons ATGGCagcctcttcttcttcttctactccTCCATGTGGAGCTTGCAAATTTCTTAGAAGAAAGTGTGTCAATGGTTGCATCTTTGCTCCTTATTTCCGCCACGAGCTTGGCGCCTCTCACTTCTCCGCCATCCACAAAGTTTTTGGTGCCAGCAACGCTTCCAAGCTTCTCGCTCACCTCCCTGTCTCCCACCGTTGTGAAGCGGCCGTGACCATCTCATATGAAGCTCAAGCGAGACTTCAAGATCCGATTTATGGTTGCGTTTCTCATATTATCGCTCTCCAACAACAg GTTATGAATCTAAGGGCTCAAGTGGCTTATTTAAGAGAACAAGCAGCACAAATTCTTCTCAACAATTATACCACAAGAAACCCTACTGAATTACTTTATGAAAAATCTCCATTTTGTTATTCCGATGACCCATTCTTAGATCTTCAAAGCTGGCTTCTGGCTGAGAGCTGCAGCGCCACCGCACCGGAGCTTGAACCTGCGGCGGTGCCGTACTTTGAGATGAGTGTCGTCGATTCAAAACTCGCCGGAGATTTCTGTTGCTAA